In Haloarchaeobius salinus, the sequence TGATGCCGGGACTCGGCGTCGTCGAGACCGCGGCGTTCGAGGAGATCGCGCTCAAACTCGTGACCCACGAACTGCAGTGGCTGTTCATCGCCGGGGTGTTCGCCGGGTGGCTGATGGGGCTGCTGGCGTGGCTCATCACGGCGGCCCAGGAGACGACGAGCCGGCTTATCCTCATCCTCATCGTCACGGGGGCCATCGGCATCCTCCACCTGCCACACTCCATCGCCGGCAACGTCGAGGTGCTGTTCGGCCTGTTCGTCTCCCCCGCGATCACCGTCGTCGACTACCTCGCCTTCCTCGTGCTGGCGACGATCGGCAACGCCGTCGGCGGCGCGGTGTTCGTCGCCCTGCTGAAGTACGGCCACGTCGTCCGGGGCGGGAGCTGAGGGAGTCGAGGCAGGGCCCCGTCATCTTCATATACTCCAAGTAGCAACAGGTGTACGATGCCTTCGCACACCGGGGGGCGGTGAGTCGTGGCGGACTCGCCCGCGGTCCTCATCGTCGAGGACGAACCCGACCTGGCGAACCTGTACGCCGCGTGGCTCAGGGACGCCTGTACCGTGAAGACGGCCTACAACGGCAGTCAGGCGCTCGAGGCCATGGACGACTCGCGCGACATCGTCCTGCTCGACCGCCGGATGCCCGGGCTCTCCGGCGATCAGGTGCTCTCGACCATCCGCGAGCGCGAGCTCGACACCAGGGTGGCGATGGTGACCGCGGTCGAGCCCGACTTCGACATCATCCAGATGGGCTTCGACGACTACCTCGTCAAGCCGGTTTCGAAGGAGGACCTCCTCTCGACCATCGACCAGCTGCTCCTGCGGTCGACCTACGACGAGCAGATTCAGCAGTTCTTCGCGCTCGCCTCGAAGAAGGCGCTGCTGGACTCCCAGAAGACCGAGGCCGAGCTGCGGGCCTCCGAGAAGTACGCCAGACTGGAGGACCGGTTGAACGTGATGCGCGCCCAGATCGACGAGACCATCACCGAGCTGTCGAACCACGACGCCTACCGGCGGGTCTGTCAGGACCTCTCCAGAACCGACTGACGGCCGACGCCCACGGACCGTCAGTTACCGCCGAGACACTTCGAACGTGACCATCCCGGTCACGGAGAACTGCGTCCCGCCGGCCTGTCCCGTCGACACGTCCACCTCCCAGCCGTGGGCCTCGGCGATCTCGCGGGCGACGGCGAGCCCGAGCCCGGAGCGTTCGCTGCCGGTCGTCGTCTCCGGCTCGAACACGCGGTCGAACTCGGTCTCGGGGATGGCGGCGGCGTCGTCGAGGATGTAGAAGCCGGTGGGCTTGCCGGTGGCGTCGTCCTCGACGGGGCCGATGCGGACCGTCGCGTCGCCCTCGGCGCGGGTCGTCACGTCGTTGAACACCGTCTCGAGCATGTGGACGAAGCGGGCGCGTTCGGCACGCACGCTGCCCTCGAACTCGAGGTAGACGGTCATGTCCTCGGCGATGGACGCGTCGAGTGCGTCGGCCAGTGTGCTCTCGAAGTCGACCGAGGAGCGCGAACCCATCGCGCTCTGGTCGCGGGCGAACTCGAGCACGTCGTCGACGAGCTCCTCGGCACGGGTGAGCGTCTCCGTCACCGCGGGGTCCTGGCTCTCCGCGTCGAACTCGCTGGCGACCTCGTCGAGGTGCTGCTGGAGGTCCTCCGAGAGGATGTCCGCGACGGCACGGAGCCGCTCGGACTGCCGGGCGAGCGACTGCTTGCGGTCCTGGAGCAGCTTCTCGCGGTCGGACCGGTCGAGCGCGGCCTCGGTGTTCGACGCCAGCAGCGAGACCAGCTCGAGGTCGGTGTCGTCGAAGCCCTCGACCCGCGTCGAGCCGGTCATGATGACGCCGTGGGTGCCGATGGGGACGATGATCTCCGAGCGCAGCGGCGTGTCCTCGTTGTAGAGTCCCGTCTCCTCGGTGAGGTCGTCGAACATCTTCGGCTCGCCCTCGCGGTAGACGTCCCAGACGAGCCCCTCGCCCTCGTAGAACTGGGGGAGGCCGCCGAGCTCGGTGTGGGCACCCATCGTCGCGGCCATCGGGTCGAGACAGCCGCGTTCGTCGTCGAGCAGCCAGACACCCGAGATGGGCAGGTCGAGCAGTTCGTCGGCGGCGTGCACCGCGACCGAGCAGATCTCGGCGGCGTCCTCCGCGCCGAACAGCCAGCGCGTGACCTCGTGCAGCGAGTCGACGGTCTCCTCGTACTCGCGCTGCTCGGTCACGTCGCGGATGACGCCCGCGACGCTCGCGAGGCCCTCGCCGAGCGGGACCATCCGCATCTCGCCGATGCGCTCCTCGCCGTCGGCGTCGACGAACGAGAGCTCGAAGCGCTGGTAGCTCGTCTCGCCCGACTGGAGGGTGCCGATGGCCTCGCCGATGGCCATCGCGCCCTCGGAGTCGATGCTCGCGAGTTCGGGGAGCCGACGGATCGGCTGGCCGACGAGCTCGTCGCGGCTCGCCCCGAGGGTCTCCTCGATGGCCTCGTTCACGCTGGCGATGCGGTCGTCGTCGTCGACGGTGAGCACGCCGTCGTGGACCGCCTCCACGACGCGGGCGTGCTGTGCGAGCTCGTTCTCTCGCTCCTTCCGGTCGGTGATGTCGCGCAGGTACACCGAGAGACCTGACCCGGAGGGGTAGGCGTTGGCCTCGAACCACGTGTCGAGGGGGTTGTGGTACACCTCGAAGGACACGGGCTCCTGGGTCTCCATCGCCTGGTGGAACCCCTCGGGGAACTGGGTCTCGACGGTCTCGGGGAACTCGTCCCACATCACCCGGCCGATGAGCTGGCGGCGCGACCGCTTGAGCATCGACTCGGCGCGGTCGTTGATGTACGTGAAGCGCCAGTCGGCGTCGAGCGCGAAGAACGCGTCCTCGACGCGGTCGAGGATCGGGACCGAGCGGTCCGTCGCGTGCGGCCCGTTGTTCACCCTGTGTCCACCTCGTCGGATGCGTTCGGTCGGGGAGAGCGCGAGACGGTGCGGGGAGAATGCATGGCTGCGGGGTCGTACGGGGCTACGTGATTCCCCTACTTACCTTTCGTGGCCAACCTCGCCTCCGGCGTCGGGGGCGAGGGTCGGCAATCGACCGGGTCGACACCAGTCTCGTCACAGCACACGGACAGCTTCGCATCTGACCGCGACCGGTCTAGCCGGCGGTGTCGAGGCGGTCGTCGGCCCGGATGGACCCACTGTCGGGCTGAACTGTCGGACGGCGGCCACGTTCCGGGACCGATACCGGCCGTCAGATCCCCCGTGACGACCCTGCGAGGCCGGCCAGACAAGAGTTAACTCGGTCCTCGCCCTCGCTCCGGTATGACAGTCGTCGTCGTGGGCGGTGGTATCGTCGGTATGGCGGCCGCGTACAGCCTCGCCGAGCGGGGCGTCGAGGTCGTACTCTGTGAGAAGGGGTCGGTCGGCTCGGGGAGCACCGAGCGCTCTGCGGGCGGCATCCGAACCCAGTTCTCGACGCGGGTGAACGTCAGGCTCTCGCAGGCGAGCATCGCAGTCTGGGAGTCGTTCGAGAAGGAGTTCGGCGTCGACATCGAGTACCGACGCTCCGGCTACCTCTTCCTGGCCCGCGACGGGGCGACCGCCGACGACTTCGAGTCGAACGTCGCCATGCAGCGCGAGGAGGGCGTCGACAGCGAACTGCTCGCCCCCGAGGACGCCCGGGAGTACTGTCCCGGGCTCGACCCGGAGCCGTTCCGCGCCGCGACGTACTGCCCGACGGACGGCTTCGCCGACCCGCACCTCGCGCTGCAGGGGTACTCCCAGGCGGCCGCCGAGGCCGGCGTCGAGGTGCGGACGAAGACGCCGGTGACGGCGGTGCACCGCGAGGACGGCGACGACGGCCGCGTCACCGGCGTCGAGACCCCGGACGGCACCATCGAGGCGGAGTACGTCGTCAACGCCGCCGGCCCGTGGGCGAGCCGACTCAACGAACTGGCCGGCGTCGACCTGCCCGTCGTACCGAAGCGCCGGCAGGTCGCCGTCGTCGACCCGGAGACGCCGGTCCCAGAGTCCGTCCCGCTGACCATCGACCTCGACACGGGCGTGTACTTCCGGCCCGAACGCGAGGGCGCGGCGCTCGTCGGCGGCCACTTCGGCGGCGACGACCCCGACGCGGACCCCGACCGGTTCTCCACGACGGCGGACACCGACTGGACCATCGAAGCGGTCGAGCACGCGGCCGACTGTGCCGCCTACTTCGGGCCGGAGACCAGAATCAAGAACGGCTGGGCGGGGCTGTACGCCGTCACGCCCGACCACCACCCCATCGTCGAGGAGGTCGCACCGGGCTACCTCACCGCCATCGGCTTCTCGGGGCACGGGTTCCAGCACGCCCCCGCCACGGGTCGGATCATCACGGACCTCGTCGTCGACGGCGAGACCGACCTCGTCGACCTCGACGCGCTCTCGGCCGACCGGTTCGAGCGCGGCGAGACCCACGACGAGCGGAACGTCGCCTGAGCGGTCGGCGCGGGCCGCCGTCAGGCGACCGTCGCTCTACTCAGAAGAAGTCGAGGATGGCGGCGTCGTTCTCGGGGAACAGGCGGTCGAGCGTCCCGAGCGTCTCGTCGTCGGCTCGGAGGTCGGTCGTCTTCGCCAGGCGGTCCGCCGGTGCGTAGCCGGCGAGCATCTGGCTGAGTGCGCCGATGTCCAGCCCGGCGTCGACGTCAGCCCCGTCGTCGACTCGGTGGACCGTCCCGACGCCGTCGGTCACGTCGAGCCGGAACACCCCGTCGTTCCACGGTGCGAGTCCATCGTCGACGGCGAGGGTGACCACACCGTCGGCGTCGTACCCGACGGTCTCCAGCGCGTCGGCCACGTCGACGATGCGGACCATCGGCCCACCCTGCAGCTCCGTCTCGACCTCGCCACGGTCCTCGACCAGGTCGGGCAGGACGGTGTCGGGCTGCTCGTGGAGCGTCACCGTCGACACCTGCGAGTCGTGGTCGCGGCAGAACGCGAGGATGCGGAGGTACGCCTCGTGGTCGCGCGCCCGGTGCTCCCAGACGTCCAGCTCGCGACCGTCGTCTCCCTCGCTCACCTCGTAGATGACGTACGCTCGCAGCTCGTCCTCGGTGCCCCAGCCGTAGACGAACGGGTCGTCCTCCCAGCCGGTGAACCGGCGGTATCGCCACCAGTCCTCGTCGCGGTGGACGGTCAGGTCCATACCTGCGGTGTCGGCGCGGTAGACGGCGTCGACGGCCGCCCAGTCGTCGCCGTCGAGCCGTCGCCAGCGGGCGTCCCCCGTCTCGCGACCCGTGCGCTCGGCCTCCGCGTCGGCGGCCTCGGCGGCGAATTCGAGGGTCTCCGGCGGGCAGGCGATGTCGACGTACCGGTTCGCGGTCTCCCAGCCGTACTGCCGGTAGAAGCCGTACTCGAACGGCCACAGGGCGCAGATGGGGGCCTCGCGGTCGTGGTACTCCTGCACCGACCCCTCGAGCATCCGCCGGACGTTGCCACCGCGGCGGTGCTCGGGCGGCGAGGCGACAGCGGAGAGCCCCGGCATCTCCACGGTCGCGCCGCGGAGCGTCGTCTCGAACCAGAAGTGCCGACAGACCGCGAGCGGGTCGCCGTCGTCGTCGAACACCCCGCGCTTTGCACCGAGGCGGTCGCGTTCGTGCTGCTCGTCGGGGTCGTACTCCATCGCCCCGGGGCCGGCCTGGGGCCGGAACGCGTAGGTGACGAACTCGTGGAAGGTCGCCGCCTCGTCGTCCGTGAGGGGGCGGTACGTTGTCATGGTCGAACGGGCAACGTCGCTGGGTAAGAAGGTTGCCGTAGGGAGCTAGTCGCTGTCACACCGCCACCGGGGGCCGACCGGGTGTTGTGTGCGAGGGACGCAGGACCGAATGCTATTGTGCTCTACACGCACAGTTATGGGACGATGCTCGAACTGTACCAGTCGGAGGGCTGCCCGCATTCCCGGAAGGTCAGGGAGACGCTCTCGGCACTCGGCGTCTCGTACGTCGCACACAACCCACGACTCCCGGGCGACCAGGGCGGCGACGTGACCAACGAGACGACACACGACCGCCTCACGGCGGTCGGGGACGACCAGATACCGTACCTCGTCGATACGGACCGCGACGTCACGATGTACGAGAGCGACGACATCGTCGAGTACCTCGAGGAGCACTACGCCTAGGCGCGAGGGTCGAGGCGGTGGCGACCCTCAGCCCGAGATGTACGCCTCGAACCGGTCCATCGCCTCGCGGAGGTCGTCGAGCCCGGTCGCGTAGGAGACGCGGAGGTGGCCCTCGCCGCCGTCGCCGAACGCGTCGCCGGGGACCATCGCGACGCCCTGCTCCTTCAGCAGGCCCTCGGCGAACGCCTCGGCGGACTCGTCGGTCGGTACCTCGGGGAAGACGTAGAACGCGCCTCTGGCCCGGAAGCAGTCGACACCCATCTCGTCGAACCGGGAGAGGACGAACCGTCGCCGGCGGTCGTACTCGTCGACCATCGCCTCGACCTCGTCGTCGCAGGAGCGCAGCGCCTCGAGCGCGGCGTACTGCGCTGTCGTCGGTGCCGACAGCATCCCGTACTGGTGGACGCGGTTGATGGCAGTGACCACCTCGGGCGGGGCCATCGCGTAGCCCAGCCGCAGCCCCGTCATCGCGTAGGCCTTCGAGAAGCCGTTGAAGACGACGGTGCGCTCGCGCATCCCCGGCAGGGTGGCGATGGAGGTGTGCTCGTTCTCGTACTGCAACTCGGCGTAGATCTCGTCCGAGAGCACGCCGAGGTCGTGCTCCCGGCAGAACTCCGCGACCGGCTCCAGCTCCTCGCCGGTCATCACCGCACCGGTCGGGTTGTTCGGGTAACAGAGCATCAGCAGGTCGGCGTCGGCCGCGCCAGCCGACTCGAGTGCCTCGGGGGTGAGCTTGAACTCGTCGGCTTCCCGGGTCGGCACGCGCAGCGGCTCGCCGCCGGCGAAGATGACGCCGGGCACGTACGAGATGTACGCCGGCTCGACCACCGCGACGGTGTCGCCGGGGTCGACGAGCGCCCGGAGCGCCGCGTCGACGGCCTCGCTCACGCCCGTCGTCACCAGGATCTCCTCGTCCGGGCCGTAGTCGAGGTCGTAGCGGTCGTCGACGTGACCCGAGATGGCCTCCCGGAGCTCCAGCAGCCCACGGTTCGACGTGTAGCTCGTCCGGCCGCGCTCCAGCGAGTCGATGGCCGCGTCGCGGGCCGCCCACGGCGCGGAGAAGTCCGGCTCGCCGACGCCCAGCGAGATGACGTCGTCGCGTTCCTCCGCCAGCTCGAAGAACCTGCGGATGCCCGACGGCGGTACCGCCCGAACGCGGTCTGCGGTCTCCAGCCCCATGGTCAGGGTGACACCGAGAGCCGGTCGTCTTCGTCGTCGTCGTCCAGGACGACCCCGCGGTCCTTGTACGTCGTCATGACGTAGTGCGTGACCGTCTGGGTGACCTCCGGGACGGGCGCGACCTTCTCGCTGATGAAGATGGAGACGTCGTGCATCGACGACCCCTCGACCTCCATGAGGAAGTCGTAGTCGCCGCTGACCAGCCGGAGGGTCTTGACCTGCGGGAAGCGCGCGAGCCGTTCGGCGATGTCGCCGTAGCCCGTCTCGCGGTCGAGGGTGACGTTGAGCTCCACCGTCGCGCGGACCACCTCGCGGTCGGTCCGCTCCCAGTCGACGATGGCCTGGTAGCCAGCGACGACTCCCTCCTCTTCCAGTGCCGCGAGTGCCGCCTCGACCTCGTTCTCGGTCAGGTCGGTCATGCGTGCGAGGTCCGCCGTCGTGTGACGTGCGTCCTCGACCAGCAGGTCGAGCAGGTCGTCCCGTGCCGTCATACCCCTAGGAGTCGGCGAGGGGGTCAAAAGCGTTGCTTCCGCGTCCGGGTTCGCCGCGAACGAAGCGTGGCGGACTCAGTCGGGGACGTGACCGAGGTCGACGTCCTCGAACGCGCCCGGGCGACGCCCCTCCGTCGCGTAGACGTACAGGGCCGTCTTGGCGATGCTCGACAGCGACGCGCTGAACAGGTACACACCGACGAGCAGGACGGCGGCGACGGCCACCGACGCGCCGAACCCGAAGCCGCTCCCCGACGCGATGCCGAGGAACAGGACCGTACCCGCGACGATGACGACCGGCAGCATGAACAGGAACGTGACGATACCCACGCCGAAGTGCGCACCGGCGGTCTCGCCCCACGTCCCCTTGAACGTCTCACCGCTCCGGCGAACCGCCTCCCGGACCGAGACGTCCTCGAAGGCGATGACGGGGACGACGAAGTAGGTGAGGATGGACCACGCGACGCTGACGATGCCCGCCAGGATCTCGGCGAGGAGGCTGTCCTGGCTGTCGATGAGCTGGACGACGACGCCGACGGTCGCCGATATCACCGACCAGACGAGCAGCGTGCCCTTGTTGCGCCACGCGGCGGCCATCCCGCTCCGGAACGACGGTTCGCCACCCTCGAACGCGGTCCGCGTCTCGTGCATCAGCGCCGCCGTGGAGAAGGAGGCGACGAACGTCGTCCCGAGGTAGAGCAGGAACAGCACGCCGAGCGCGACGACATCGGACCCGAACCCGCCGACGACTGACGTACCTCCGACCAGTAGTGCGACGTAGCAGAGCCCACCGACGCCGCCGACCAGCGGGAACACCGCCAGCTCGGGGTCGTCGCGGAGCACCCGGATACTGTCCTTCGTGAGCGCCCAGCCGGTCCGGAGGCGTGTGAGCAGTCCCATGCGAGCACAGATGCCCGGGTGTCGGATAAAGGACGGCGGACGGTTTCTCGCTCAGTAGTTCTTGAACAGGTGCGCCCGCACGTCGTCCTTCGTCTGGACGTACTGCGTCGTCCCGTCGGGCATGTCGACCTCGTACCTGGCGTCCTCCTTCGACGCCTCGCGCCACTTGCCGTCGTGGGTGTCGAGCAGGTTCATCATCGCGTTCAGCCGGTCGTCGCCCGCCTCGCTCCCGTCGCTCGGGTCCGGCATCGACGAGGAGCTCCCCGACGTGGTCGTCCCACCGTCCGCTGCCTCCGCCTGTGTGCCCTCGTCCGCGGCCGCTCCACCGTCGGCTGTCGCCTCCTCCTCGTCCTGGTGCTCGACGGCCTCGGCCGCCTGCTCCTCCGTCGACTCGTCCCCCACCGCGTCGTCCGTCTCCGACGGTGGTGCGACGTCCACATCGACGTCGACGTCGATCTCGTCGGTGTCGACGGTGTCGATGAGGTACTGCAGCGCGTCCCGCTTTCGCACGTAGCCGTACCGCGTCTCGGCCTGCAGCTCCGCCCGCAGCGATTCGAGGAACTCCGCCTGCGCGTCGGAGACGGTCATCTCTGGCATGGTTCCACTCTCGAAGCCCCCCGTAATAAGCGTGGACACTCGCCGGAGCCCTGAACACCAGCCATTAAGCCGCCGAGCGCCAAGATGATGGCGACATGGTCCAGATGGAGTCAGACTCGAACCTCGGAGCCGGTGACGTCGCACCCGACTTCGAACTGCCGGGTGTCGACGGCGAGACGTACACGCTCGACAGCTTCGCCGACGCCGAGGCGCTGCTGCTCGTGTTCACCTGCAACCACTGCCCCTACGCGCAGGCGAAGTTCGACCTGCTGAACGAGCTCGCGGCCGAGCACGACGACGTGGCCGTCGTCGGCATCAACCCGAACGACGCCGAGGAGTACCCGGACGACTCCTTCGACGCGATGCGCGAGTGGACCGCGGACGGGCGCATCCAGTACGACGCCTACCTCCGCGACGAGTCCCAGGAGGTCGCGGCCGAGTACGGTGCGGTCTGCACCCCCGACCCGTTCCTGTTCGCCAACGAGGACGGCGAGTTCCGACTCGTCTACCAGGGCCGCCTCGACGACGCCCTGAACCCGGAGGACGAGCCGACGCGGTTCCACGTCCGCGAGGCCATCGACGCCGTCCTCGCCGGCGAGGACGTCGACCTCGAGTGGGAGCCCTCGCGTGGCTGCTCCATCAAGTGGAAGGACGACGACTGAACAGGGGCGAACCGGCCCCCGAAATCAGACCGCGCGCCGGTACTGTATCGGCCACTCGACCTCGTCTTCTCTGCCGAGTTTCTCCGCGGCGTGCAGCGTGAAGTACGGATCCCGCAGGTGCTCGCGACCGACGATGGCGAGGTCGGCCCGGCCGTTCCGTATCAGTTCGTCGGCCTGCTCGGGGGCCGTGATCCCGCCGACTGCACCGACCAGCGCGTCGGTCGCCTCGTCAACGCGCTCCGCGTAGGGCACCTGGTAGCCCGGCCCCGTGTCCGGGATCTGCTGGTCGGGGTGGAGCCCGCCCGCCGAGACGTCTATCAGGTCCGCCCCCTCGTCGGCGAGATCGCCGGCCAGCCGGGCGGTGTCGTCGACGGTCCACGAGTCGCGGTCGGGCAGCCAGTCCGTCGCCGACACGCGGACGAAGACGGGCTTCCCGTCGGGCCAGACCTCGCGGACTGCCGCGGTCGCCTCGCGGACGACTCTGGTCCGGTCCTCGAAGTCGCCGCCGTAGCGGTCGTCGCGGCGGTTCGTCACCGGCGAGCAGAACTCGTGGAGCAGGTAGCCGTGGGCGGCGTGGACCTCCGCGATCTCGAAGCCGGCGTCGAGTGCGCGCTCGGCCGCGGCCCGGAAGTCGTCGACGACGCTCTCTACCTCCTCGGTCGTCATCGTCGCGACGGTCTTGTCGTCGTCGTAGGGATACGCCTCGGCGGACGGCGAGGGCGCGACCCAGCCGTCACCGTCGGGCTGCACCGGCGTCGAGCCGTCCCACGGGGGCGTCTTCGAGCCCTTGTGGCCGGCGTGTGCGAGCTGGATGGCCGGCACCGAGCCCTGTCCGGCGATGAAGGCGGCGATGGGCGCGAGCGCGTCGGCGTGCGCGTCGCTCCAGATGCCGAGGTCGTCGGGGGAGATGCGGCCCGCGGGCGAGACGGCCGTCGCCTCGGTCATGACGATGCCCGCGCCGCCGACGGCCCGACTGCCCAGATGTTGCTGGTGCCAGTCCGTCGCCAGCCCGTCGCCCGCACAGGAGTACTGGCACATCGGGGAGACCATCACGCGGTTCGGCACCCTCGTCTCGCGTATCGACAGGTCTGCGAAGAGGTCGCTCATCGGCGGTGGTAGCGCGTCGGCGGGGGTCAAGCCCACGGTGCCCGCACCCCTTGCCGCTACGATGGAGACCCGGACGGTGTCCGACGGAGAGACAGCCGGCCAGCCGGGGCTTTCGAAGTGGTGTCGATGGGGCCTGTCGAACGACGATGTTGTATTCGACAACGAGCGTATCCGAACACGACCTCGCACGGAAGGACGGGGCTTATCGCACTCGCCGAAGAACCTCGTCGCATGAACCTGCAGGAGACGTTCGGGACGGACGCACCGGTCGTCGGCATGGTCCACCTGCCGCCGCTGCCGGGTGCACCCCGGTTCGACGGCGACCGCGCGGGACTGCGAGAACAGATGCTGGCAGATGCCAGCGCGCTCGAAGTCGGCGGTGTGGACGGCATCATGGTCGAGAACTTCGGCGACGCGCCGTTCTACCCCGAGGACGTGCCGAAGCACGTCGTCGCCGAGATGGCGTCCCTCGGGACGGAGCTGGTCGACGAGGTGTCGATCCCGGTCGGCATCAACGTGCTCCGGAACGACGCCGAGGCCGCGCTTTCCATCGCGGCCGCGGTCGACGCGGACTACGTCCGGGTGAACGCACACGTCGGCGCGACGGTCACCGACCAGGGGCTCATCCAGGGGAAGGCCCACGAGACGATGCGGCTGCGCGACCGGCTCGACGCGGACGTGGCCGTGCTCGCCGACGTTGGCGTCAAGCACGCCGCACCGCTGGCGGACCGGCCGATGCGCGAGGAGCTGGTCGACGCGGTGGAGCGCGGGCTCGCCGACGGCATCGTCGTCTCCGGCTCGGGCACGGGCGACCCGACCGACCGGAGCGTCCTGGAGACCGCCCGCGAGACCATCGACGATGCGGTTCCGGGCACGCCGCTGTTCGTCGGGAGCGGTGTGACCGCGGAGACCGTGGACGGGACGCTCGAACTGGCCGACGGCGTCGTCGTCGGGACCGCGCTGAAGGAGGGCGGCGAGACGACGAACCTCGTCGACGAGGACCGGGTCCGTGCGGTCGTCGACGCGGCGCGGGATCGATAAGAACGGACCGGGCAGTCGTCGGGTGCGGTTCAGTCGTCGGCCGGGACGGGTTCGCCGTGGCTGATCTCGGTGCCGAGCACCTCGAGGAACTGCGAGAGCCACTCGGGGTGGTCCGGCCAGGCCTGGGCGGTGACGAGGTTCCGGTCGGTCGTCACGCCGTCGTGCCACGTGCCGCCGGCCTCCTCGACGTCGTACTTCAGGGCGGGGTACGCCGTGCAGCCGTAGCCCTCGACCACGCCGGCGGCCGCGAGGATCTGCATCCCGTGGCAGATGCAGGCGACGGGCTTGTCCGCCTCGAAGAAGTGCTGGACGGTGTCGATGACCTGGTCGTAGTTGCGCAGGTACTCCGGCGCGCGCCCCCCGGGGACGACCAGTGCGTCGTACTCCGCGGGGTCGATGTCGTCGAACGTCGCGTTCAGCGCGAAGTCGTGACCCCGGGTCTCGAGGTACGTCTGGTCCCCCCGGAAGTCGTGGACGGCTGTCTTGACCGCGTCTTCGCTCGTCTTCTCGGGACAGACCGCGTGTACCTCGTGGCCGACGGCCTGGAGCGCCTGGAACGGCACCATGATCTCGTAGTCCTCGACGAAGTCACCCGCGAG encodes:
- a CDS encoding NADH:flavin oxidoreductase/NADH oxidase, with the protein product MSDLFADLSIRETRVPNRVMVSPMCQYSCAGDGLATDWHQQHLGSRAVGGAGIVMTEATAVSPAGRISPDDLGIWSDAHADALAPIAAFIAGQGSVPAIQLAHAGHKGSKTPPWDGSTPVQPDGDGWVAPSPSAEAYPYDDDKTVATMTTEEVESVVDDFRAAAERALDAGFEIAEVHAAHGYLLHEFCSPVTNRRDDRYGGDFEDRTRVVREATAAVREVWPDGKPVFVRVSATDWLPDRDSWTVDDTARLAGDLADEGADLIDVSAGGLHPDQQIPDTGPGYQVPYAERVDEATDALVGAVGGITAPEQADELIRNGRADLAIVGREHLRDPYFTLHAAEKLGREDEVEWPIQYRRAV
- a CDS encoding BtpA/SgcQ family protein translates to MNLQETFGTDAPVVGMVHLPPLPGAPRFDGDRAGLREQMLADASALEVGGVDGIMVENFGDAPFYPEDVPKHVVAEMASLGTELVDEVSIPVGINVLRNDAEAALSIAAAVDADYVRVNAHVGATVTDQGLIQGKAHETMRLRDRLDADVAVLADVGVKHAAPLADRPMREELVDAVERGLADGIVVSGSGTGDPTDRSVLETARETIDDAVPGTPLFVGSGVTAETVDGTLELADGVVVGTALKEGGETTNLVDEDRVRAVVDAARDR
- a CDS encoding DJ-1/PfpI family protein, translated to MSGKKILLLAGDFVEDYEIMVPFQALQAVGHEVHAVCPEKTSEDAVKTAVHDFRGDQTYLETRGHDFALNATFDDIDPAEYDALVVPGGRAPEYLRNYDQVIDTVQHFFEADKPVACICHGMQILAAAGVVEGYGCTAYPALKYDVEEAGGTWHDGVTTDRNLVTAQAWPDHPEWLSQFLEVLGTEISHGEPVPADD